DNA from Triticum aestivum cultivar Chinese Spring chromosome 7D, IWGSC CS RefSeq v2.1, whole genome shotgun sequence:
TTGGCGTTCGGCTAGACCAAATAAGATCCAACTCCTCAGTCTGTTTCTAATAAATCAGAATAATACATTGGAACAAGCAAATTTTGAATAGGATGACTAAGTCTGAAAAAGAACTGTAGAATCATGATCAAGTCTAAAAAAGAGCATCGGATGGTCAGTACTCAGATATGAATAGCCACATCATGAAATAAACTCACAATAGCTTACCACTGGAACAAGCAAACATTGTCCTACATCTGGAAAATAACTTGATTTTACTTAAGTTGCACTACAATAGATGCCTTTCAGCCCCAACCTGCCTATTACTAGTAGTGTCGAAAACGCTCTTAtcttatgagacggagggagtacttttgtactaagtctgtaaagaaatataaaaacatcttaaattagtttacagagggagtagtgtgTAGAACTTCCTAATTGTTCTCAATTCTGTATGTAATATCGTTGTGCTTATTGCTCAGCTCTGCACAGCATATTCAGATGATTTACAGTAAACACACTGTGATAATGCATGATAGTAATATTCTTGTCGGTCATTCTAAGCCCACAGGCCTATAACCTATAAACGAACCCAGCAATGAAGACAAGATAGTGACTCATGATCAGTCCACTTGTAGAAATCAAGTTCATCCTCATTCCTGAACTCTAACCTACAAAATTATCAAGTTTTTCGCTACGCTTTACAATCATGGGTTCAACAGTTCCGTCCAGGTAGCACATACCTAATACCTTTCACCCCCTTATCTATATTTGTTGAAAATTATATATAGCACTATATTAGTTCGGTACTGATGCCAAAAAGCGGGTTTGTGGTTTTGTTATAATGCTCAAAACCACAAGGCTCCTGTCGTGCCCACCGTCTCTCGCGAACTGGATCATCCATGCCGTGCCATTTGCACAGCGTGGAAGATTCCAGCCCAGGTACGTACACGTCGCCAGCCAGGCACCAACCACCCTGCAGGCACACATGCTAGACTAGGCTTAGATCCATGCAGCAGCGGAACTGCTGAAGAATATAGTACCCTACCGTACCACCTTGCTCGCTCGCACTCACTGTCTCACACTTCCACTCTCGCAGCAGCTAGCCTCGCCCTCGCAAGATGTGGAGCGGTGTGGGCTCGCGCCTTCTGCCACAGGCGGTGGCCATCGCCATCGCCGTGGCCGTCGCCTGCTGCATGGCCGCCTCGCCGTCGTCGGCGCAGGGGACGACGACGCCCGCGGATGCCACCGGCGCGGTGCCGTCGTGCGCGTCGAAGCTCGTGACGTGCGCGGGCTACCTGAACACCACCGACACGCCGCCGGAGTCGTGCTGCGACCCGCTCAAGGAGGCGGCGGCCACGCAGGCGGCGTGCATGTGCGCCATCCTCATGAACAAGGCCGCGCTGCAGGCGTTCGGTGTGGCGCCGGAGCAGGGGGTGCTCCTCGCCAAGCGCTGCGGCGTCACCACCGACGCGTCCACCTGCGCCAAGTacaccgccggcgccggcgccggtaaGCTCGCCCGCTCGCTGAGCTCTCGTCAATCATCATCATTGCCGACAGGATCGATTGATGCATAGTTTAGCCTTTAGCGCCTAGCGCGGCACGCACGTACGTCAAAGCTGATCTGAAACTTAATTATTTGTTTGTCAGAAACAGTAGTACTTGGATCAGATCAAGGTGGATTGTCCCTTAGTCGAAAATTTGTCCTTTCATGCACCTGATCTGAGCtagccatctctctctctctctcttaaaacATCTTTACCATCAATCTGTACTTTGTAGTGGTACTTTACTTAACAACATGAAAAAAAGTAATCTGCCGGTTGCCGACGAGCTGAGGGTAGAGAAATGGGTGCCAAAACTTGGATCTCCATCAAACCAGAACCATAATTATTGTATCTTCTGCTGAAAGTTTTCACACGCAAGATCTCTTCAACGATGATCTGATTTGATCACAACCGATAAGATTAATCATGCCATAATTAGATTGATTTGTACAACAGCGTGCTGAGCACTGCTGATTTTCACTCTCTTTGCAGATGCTGCAACTGCAGGTAGCACAGCCGCTTCTTCAGCATCCACGGGAACTGCTGCTTCTACAGGTAATTTGAGTTCAGACAACAATCTTAGTGCTGTCTAGGATGATCAGAAGTAGAGAACCTTACAAATTTCTAGTCTCGCTAGAATAACTTTAAAAATTACTGCCTTAAAACACTGGGAAATAATCTACACATGAAACCAACATAATGACTGGCAGAGATGTTCTTTCAATTGGTAGCCCGAACCTCTCTTCTGAAACCATCTCAAATTTAACTGACTTTATTCTTTTTTTTAGAGGAAACTTAACTGAATTTCAGCTGCTAATAAACTCAGTCATCT
Protein-coding regions in this window:
- the LOC123165649 gene encoding non-specific lipid transfer protein GPI-anchored 3, whose amino-acid sequence is MWSGVGSRLLPQAVAIAIAVAVACCMAASPSSAQGTTTPADATGAVPSCASKLVTCAGYLNTTDTPPESCCDPLKEAAATQAACMCAILMNKAALQAFGVAPEQGVLLAKRCGVTTDASTCAKYTAGAGADAATAGSTAASSASTGTAASTVAKPTASGGTTHPLGLIAGSSFVGFSFIWWMIMA